In Candidatus Desulforudis audaxviator MP104C, a genomic segment contains:
- a CDS encoding HIT family protein has product MDKLWAPWRSRYVTGAAKDPNPECIFCQKLHDDPKRDAPNYLLTRTENCFVILNLFPYNNGHLLVAPKRHVGDIEELAAEEMLELFEVTRWMVEVLRRAFQPDGFNIGINVGRVAGAGIPGHFHIHIVPRWNGDTNFMPVLGDVKVISEALDDSYRKLRAGLEETRAREEDQ; this is encoded by the coding sequence TTGGATAAACTGTGGGCGCCGTGGCGGAGCCGGTACGTTACCGGGGCGGCGAAAGATCCGAACCCGGAGTGCATCTTCTGCCAGAAACTGCATGACGATCCGAAACGGGACGCTCCGAATTATCTTCTCACCCGGACCGAGAACTGCTTCGTCATTCTGAACCTTTTCCCCTACAACAACGGCCATTTGCTCGTCGCTCCCAAACGGCACGTTGGGGACATTGAGGAACTGGCCGCAGAAGAGATGCTCGAACTGTTCGAAGTGACGCGCTGGATGGTGGAGGTACTGCGCCGGGCCTTCCAGCCGGACGGGTTCAACATCGGGATCAATGTGGGCCGCGTGGCCGGCGCCGGCATCCCGGGGCACTTCCATATCCACATCGTGCCGCGGTGGAACGGGGACACGAACTTCATGCCGGTGCTCGGGGACGTCAAAGTGATCTCCGAGGCGCTGGACGACTCCTACCGGAAACTGCGCGCCGGCTTGGAGGAAACAAGAGCGAGGGAGGAAGACCAATGA
- a CDS encoding heavy metal translocating P-type ATPase, producing the protein MTEELRGVAVPGEGGAAATRRLDLRVEGISCASCVRRVEQVLAGVPGVLEATVNFATGKATVTYEPDRVKVPELVAAVSAAGYRAAPAESTRVILPVRGMTCASCVRRLEEALSRTGGVHHAAVNLATEKATVDYDPGVVSVRALEQAVRDAGYQVEALAAQAGEDRERAARERSMRRLTWDFAVGAFFTTVVLIGSLPHMYPPWAGFAPHILTTPLVLLFLTAPVQFGSGWRFYAGAYAALRHGAADMNVLVALGTTTAWTYSAAMTLFPDFLTGLGFPYQLYYDVATVITTLIVLGRLLEARARGKTSEAIRKLMGLQAKTARVIRDGREVDIAVADVEVGDLILVRPGERVPVDGVIVSGRSTLDESMLTGESLPVERSAGDKVVGATINKTGTFTFEATRVGRDTVLAQIIRLVEEAQGSKAPIQRLVDVVAAYFVPAVVGTAVLSFVLWFLFGPPPTFIFALTTFIAVLIIACPCALGLATPTAIQVGTGVGAENGILFKGTESLETAHRVQAVVFDKTGTLTEGKPALTDVVLREGFGEEEFLRWVASVESRSEHPLGEAVVAGARERGLVLVEPEEFEAVPGRGVQARVDGRALLVGNRLFMDERQVAVGDLEEDVQRLSNEGKTPVFVAVDGLAAGVLAVADTLKEHSAEAVRELRRLGLEVIMMTGDNRRTAEAVARKAGIQRVLAEVLPEHKAREVKRLQEEGKIVAMVGDGLNDAPALAQANVGIAIGTGTDVAMEASDVTLITGDLRGVVKAIQLSKATIGMIKQNLFWAFAYNIVLIPVAAGVFYPFYGILLNPMLAAAAMAFSSISVVLNSLRLRWFKPAPA; encoded by the coding sequence GTGACCGAAGAACTCCGCGGCGTTGCCGTACCCGGCGAAGGAGGGGCCGCCGCCACCCGGAGGCTCGATCTCCGGGTGGAAGGTATCTCCTGCGCCTCGTGCGTCCGGCGCGTCGAACAGGTGCTGGCGGGCGTCCCGGGCGTGCTGGAGGCCACCGTCAACTTCGCCACGGGGAAGGCCACCGTCACCTACGAGCCCGACCGGGTCAAGGTTCCGGAGTTGGTGGCGGCCGTGTCCGCCGCCGGGTACCGGGCCGCGCCGGCCGAAAGCACGCGGGTGATTCTGCCTGTGCGGGGCATGACTTGCGCCTCGTGCGTGCGGCGGCTAGAGGAAGCCCTTTCCCGCACCGGCGGCGTGCACCACGCCGCGGTCAACCTGGCCACGGAGAAAGCGACGGTGGACTACGATCCCGGGGTCGTCTCGGTGCGTGCGCTGGAGCAGGCCGTACGGGACGCCGGCTACCAGGTGGAGGCCCTCGCGGCGCAGGCGGGCGAGGACCGGGAGCGCGCCGCCCGGGAACGGAGCATGCGCCGGCTGACCTGGGACTTTGCCGTCGGAGCCTTTTTCACCACCGTGGTGTTGATCGGCAGCCTGCCGCACATGTACCCCCCCTGGGCCGGGTTCGCGCCGCACATCCTCACCACGCCGCTGGTACTCCTGTTTTTGACGGCGCCCGTGCAGTTCGGTTCCGGCTGGCGCTTCTACGCCGGCGCCTACGCGGCGCTGCGCCACGGCGCGGCGGACATGAACGTGCTGGTGGCCCTAGGCACGACCACAGCCTGGACGTACAGTGCGGCCATGACACTTTTCCCGGACTTTCTGACCGGGCTGGGCTTTCCTTACCAGTTGTACTACGACGTCGCCACCGTGATCACCACCCTGATCGTGCTCGGCCGCCTGCTGGAGGCGCGGGCCCGGGGCAAGACCTCGGAGGCGATCCGCAAACTGATGGGGCTGCAGGCCAAAACGGCCCGGGTGATCCGGGACGGTCGGGAGGTGGACATTGCAGTCGCCGATGTGGAGGTGGGCGACCTGATCCTGGTGCGCCCCGGTGAGCGGGTGCCGGTGGACGGTGTGATTGTGTCCGGGCGGTCCACCCTGGACGAGTCGATGCTGACCGGGGAAAGCCTTCCCGTCGAGAGGAGCGCCGGGGACAAGGTGGTCGGGGCGACCATCAACAAGACCGGCACCTTCACTTTTGAAGCGACCCGGGTGGGCCGAGATACGGTGCTCGCCCAGATCATCCGGCTGGTGGAGGAAGCCCAGGGGTCGAAAGCGCCCATCCAGCGCTTGGTCGACGTGGTCGCCGCCTATTTTGTCCCGGCGGTGGTGGGCACGGCCGTTTTGAGTTTCGTGCTCTGGTTCCTTTTCGGGCCCCCGCCGACCTTCATTTTCGCGCTGACCACCTTTATCGCCGTGCTGATCATCGCCTGCCCGTGCGCCCTGGGTTTGGCCACCCCGACCGCGATCCAGGTCGGCACCGGCGTGGGCGCCGAAAACGGGATCCTGTTCAAGGGCACCGAAAGCCTGGAGACCGCCCACCGCGTGCAGGCGGTTGTGTTTGACAAGACGGGCACCCTGACCGAGGGCAAGCCCGCTTTAACCGACGTGGTCCTGCGGGAGGGGTTCGGGGAAGAGGAATTCTTGCGGTGGGTGGCTTCGGTCGAGTCCAGGTCGGAGCACCCGCTGGGAGAGGCGGTCGTGGCAGGCGCCAGGGAACGGGGATTGGTTTTGGTCGAACCGGAGGAGTTCGAGGCCGTCCCGGGCCGCGGCGTGCAGGCTCGGGTGGACGGCCGCGCGTTGCTGGTCGGGAACCGGCTTTTTATGGACGAGCGGCAGGTCGCCGTCGGAGACCTGGAAGAAGATGTCCAGCGCCTGTCGAACGAGGGAAAAACGCCCGTATTCGTGGCCGTGGACGGCCTGGCCGCCGGAGTCCTGGCGGTGGCCGATACCCTAAAGGAGCATTCGGCCGAAGCGGTCCGGGAGTTGAGAAGGCTCGGTCTCGAGGTGATTATGATGACGGGGGACAACCGCCGGACGGCGGAAGCCGTCGCCAGGAAAGCGGGCATCCAGCGGGTGCTGGCGGAGGTGCTGCCGGAACACAAGGCGCGGGAGGTCAAGCGGCTTCAGGAAGAGGGGAAGATCGTGGCCATGGTCGGAGACGGTCTGAACGATGCGCCGGCCCTGGCCCAGGCGAACGTGGGGATCGCCATCGGTACCGGCACCGACGTGGCTATGGAAGCGTCCGACGTGACGCTGATCACCGGGGACTTGCGCGGCGTGGTCAAAGCCATTCAGCTGTCGAAGGCCACCATCGGAATGATCAAGCAAAACCTTTTCTGGGCCTTCGCCTACAACATTGTGCTCATCCCGGTAGCGGCAGGGGTGTTCTATCCCTTCTACGGCATCCTGCTGAACCCCATGCTCGCGGCCGCGGCCATGGCCTTCAGCTCAATCTCCGTCGTCTTGAACTCCCTCCGCCTGCGCTGGTTCAAACCCGCCCCTGCCTAA
- the obgE gene encoding GTPase ObgE, whose amino-acid sequence MFKDYAKIHVKAGDGGNGCVAFRREKYVPYGGPSGGDGGRGGHVILRADGGLRTLVDFRYRTHYKAGRGTHGQGKNMHGRKGEDLVLRVPVGTEVRRAGDATLMADLTVDGQEYRVARGGRGGRGNARFAAANRRAPSFAEKGEPGEELWLELELKLLADVGLVGFPNAGKSTIISKVSAARPKIADYPFTTLEPHLGVVRVGEGESFVLADIPGLIEGAHRGAGLGHRFLRHVERTRVLIHVVDVSGREGRDPVADFEAINRELAAYDPRLAARPQLVAANKTDLPGARDNARRLAEAAGGRYEVFEISALTGEGLDRLIYRTYRLLETIPVEPAPAPIVPDERETDVTLFLVAREGNTYVVEGEGIERRVAMTDLDNPEAVQHLQELLVRIGVEDALRAEGIRPGDNVRIGRFEFEYSENPTG is encoded by the coding sequence TTGTTCAAGGACTACGCCAAAATACATGTCAAGGCTGGGGACGGCGGAAACGGCTGTGTCGCCTTCCGGCGTGAAAAGTACGTCCCCTACGGCGGCCCTTCGGGAGGGGACGGCGGCCGGGGCGGGCACGTTATCCTCCGGGCCGACGGCGGCCTGCGCACGCTGGTCGATTTCCGGTACCGCACCCACTACAAGGCCGGCCGGGGGACCCACGGCCAGGGCAAGAACATGCACGGGCGTAAGGGCGAGGACCTAGTCTTGCGGGTGCCGGTGGGCACGGAGGTTCGCCGGGCCGGAGACGCAACCCTGATGGCCGACCTCACGGTCGACGGGCAGGAGTACCGGGTGGCCCGCGGCGGCCGGGGCGGCCGGGGAAACGCCCGCTTTGCCGCCGCCAACCGCCGGGCACCCAGTTTTGCCGAGAAGGGTGAGCCCGGCGAGGAACTCTGGCTGGAACTGGAACTTAAACTTTTGGCCGACGTCGGGCTGGTCGGGTTCCCGAACGCCGGCAAGTCGACCATCATTTCGAAGGTGTCCGCGGCCCGGCCCAAGATCGCGGACTACCCCTTCACCACCCTGGAACCGCACCTGGGCGTGGTGCGCGTGGGCGAGGGCGAGAGCTTTGTACTGGCCGACATCCCCGGGCTGATCGAGGGCGCCCACCGGGGTGCCGGCCTGGGTCACCGGTTTTTGCGGCACGTGGAACGCACCCGGGTCCTGATCCACGTGGTTGATGTTTCCGGCCGCGAGGGCCGGGACCCGGTGGCCGATTTTGAGGCCATCAACCGGGAACTGGCCGCCTACGACCCCCGCCTGGCCGCCCGTCCGCAGCTGGTGGCGGCCAACAAAACCGACCTGCCCGGGGCGCGTGATAACGCCCGGCGCCTGGCGGAGGCCGCCGGCGGGCGTTACGAGGTGTTCGAGATCTCGGCGCTCACCGGTGAGGGCCTGGACCGGCTGATCTACCGGACTTACCGTTTGCTGGAGACCATCCCGGTGGAACCGGCGCCTGCCCCCATTGTTCCGGACGAGCGGGAGACGGATGTGACTCTGTTCCTGGTCGCCAGGGAGGGGAACACCTACGTGGTGGAAGGAGAAGGGATTGAGCGCCGGGTGGCGATGACCGACCTGGATAACCCGGAGGCCGTGCAGCACCTGCAGGAACTGCTCGTCCGAATTGGAGTGGAGGACGCCCTGCGGGCGGAAGGAATCAGGCCGGGCGACAACGTCCGCATCGGCCGGTTTGAATTCGAGTACAGCGAGAACCCTACCGGTTAA
- the proB gene encoding glutamate 5-kinase yields MERADFKEFKRLVVKVGTSSLTYETGKLNLAAMEILVRQLADLHNQGREVILVTSGAIGAGSGKLGLRRPPRTIPEKQACAAVGQGVLLHMYEKFLAEYGITAGQVLLTREDFSVRRRFLNARNTLTSLLQFGVVPIINENDTVAVDEIKLGDNDHLAALVAGLMDADLLLMLTDTDGLYTADPRNDPEARLIHWVDEITPDVEKLAGTAGSRHGTGGMVTKLQAARIATHSGVVTVIARSSVENVMRRVLDGEEVGTVFQAVPRRMEMRKQWIAYGASVAGKITVDAGAAQALREKGKSLLPSGVVAVEGRFGMGQMVSIVDPAGTEIARGLTNYSAAEIERIKGCKTAAVPEILGYRHFDEIVHRNNMVLKL; encoded by the coding sequence GTGGAGAGGGCGGACTTCAAAGAATTCAAGCGGCTGGTGGTCAAGGTCGGCACCAGTTCGCTGACTTACGAGACCGGCAAGCTGAACCTCGCCGCCATGGAGATTCTGGTGCGGCAGCTGGCCGACCTGCACAACCAGGGCCGGGAAGTGATCCTGGTCACCTCGGGCGCTATCGGGGCCGGGTCCGGGAAACTCGGACTCCGGCGGCCGCCCCGCACCATTCCCGAAAAACAGGCTTGTGCCGCCGTGGGACAGGGAGTATTGCTGCACATGTACGAGAAGTTCCTGGCCGAGTACGGCATCACCGCCGGCCAGGTCCTGCTCACCAGGGAGGACTTTTCGGTCCGCCGGCGGTTTTTAAACGCCCGGAACACTCTCACGAGCCTGCTGCAGTTCGGGGTGGTGCCGATCATCAACGAAAACGACACGGTGGCGGTGGACGAGATCAAGCTCGGCGACAACGACCACCTGGCCGCCCTGGTGGCCGGGCTGATGGACGCCGACCTCTTGCTGATGCTCACCGACACCGATGGCCTGTATACCGCCGATCCCCGCAACGATCCGGAAGCCCGCCTGATTCACTGGGTGGACGAGATCACCCCGGACGTCGAGAAGCTGGCGGGAACCGCCGGCAGTCGGCACGGCACCGGTGGGATGGTCACCAAGTTGCAGGCGGCCCGAATTGCCACCCATTCCGGAGTGGTCACCGTTATTGCCCGGTCTTCGGTGGAGAACGTGATGCGCCGCGTCCTGGACGGGGAGGAAGTCGGCACCGTCTTCCAGGCGGTGCCACGCCGCATGGAGATGCGCAAGCAGTGGATCGCTTACGGCGCTTCGGTTGCCGGGAAGATCACGGTGGACGCCGGCGCGGCCCAGGCCCTGCGCGAAAAGGGCAAAAGTCTCTTGCCCTCGGGGGTTGTGGCGGTGGAGGGCCGGTTCGGAATGGGCCAGATGGTCAGCATCGTCGATCCGGCCGGGACGGAGATCGCCCGCGGGCTGACCAACTACTCGGCCGCGGAAATCGAGCGCATCAAAGGCTGCAAGACCGCCGCCGTACCCGAGATCCTCGGTTACCGGCACTTTGACGAGATCGTGCACCGGAATAACATGGTACTCAAGCTCTAA
- a CDS encoding S1C family serine protease, with translation MSWRRKLVFTTLLALVAGIMFAAGNMATRDFWPQEPLVNTNNRTAVAAPELPGVNPGTIVEIVGRAGPAVVKIDTVVPTSGREWSPFFDDPFFRDFFGLPDISPPQSSPSRRGMGSGFLFSEDGYILTNEHVIRGAEEIWVTLTGFETPLAAKVVGSDYDLDLAVLRVNAPRKLPHLKLGDSDNVRVGEWVIAIGNPYGLDHTVTVGVISAKGRPVTIEDRYYDNLLQTDASINPGNSGGPLLNLRGEVVAINTAVNAQAQGIGFAIPTSTIRPVLDELIRTGGISHAWLGVQLDTVSPELARYLKLRGTTGALVIGIVADSPAARAGFRPGDVILELNGAPVNNPEKVIRAIRTHKAGETLKVKIFRDGSVRELEVKLGEKPVRR, from the coding sequence ATGAGTTGGAGACGGAAGTTAGTGTTCACCACCCTTTTGGCTCTGGTAGCCGGGATAATGTTCGCCGCCGGCAATATGGCGACCAGGGATTTTTGGCCACAGGAGCCCCTCGTCAACACCAACAACCGCACGGCGGTGGCCGCTCCCGAATTGCCCGGCGTAAACCCGGGTACGATCGTCGAAATCGTTGGCCGGGCCGGGCCGGCGGTAGTGAAAATCGACACAGTGGTACCAACCTCCGGCAGGGAATGGAGCCCGTTCTTTGACGATCCCTTCTTCCGTGACTTTTTCGGCCTTCCCGACATTTCACCCCCGCAGTCGAGCCCCAGCCGCCGGGGTATGGGGTCCGGGTTTCTGTTTTCCGAGGACGGTTACATCCTGACTAATGAACACGTAATCCGCGGTGCCGAGGAGATCTGGGTGACCCTGACCGGGTTCGAAACACCGCTGGCCGCAAAGGTGGTGGGTTCGGACTACGACCTCGACCTGGCGGTGCTCCGGGTGAACGCCCCGCGCAAGCTGCCCCACCTGAAACTTGGTGATTCGGACAATGTCCGGGTTGGTGAGTGGGTGATCGCTATCGGCAACCCCTACGGCCTGGACCATACGGTCACCGTCGGGGTGATCAGCGCCAAGGGCCGCCCGGTGACCATCGAGGACCGGTACTACGACAATCTCCTGCAGACTGACGCCTCCATCAACCCAGGGAACAGCGGCGGCCCGCTGTTGAATCTCCGGGGCGAGGTCGTGGCGATCAACACGGCTGTCAACGCCCAGGCCCAGGGGATCGGCTTCGCCATCCCGACCAGCACCATCCGTCCCGTCCTGGATGAGTTGATCAGAACCGGCGGCATCAGTCACGCTTGGCTGGGTGTGCAGTTGGACACTGTTTCTCCGGAACTGGCCCGGTACCTGAAACTTCGGGGCACTACCGGGGCGCTGGTAATCGGGATTGTGGCCGACAGCCCGGCGGCCAGAGCCGGTTTCCGGCCGGGTGACGTGATCCTGGAGTTAAACGGGGCTCCGGTGAACAACCCGGAAAAAGTGATCCGGGCGATCAGGACCCATAAGGCGGGCGAAACCCTAAAGGTGAAGATATTCCGGGACGGCAGCGTCCGCGAGCTGGAAGTGAAACTGGGCGAGAAACCGGTCCGCCGTTAA
- a CDS encoding glutamate-5-semialdehyde dehydrogenase, which yields MSDSITQAVVDKAVRARDASRKLAYLSTSVKNEALAAMAQALIDEAPVILEANAKDIAAGEARGLSKALLDRLLLNEARIRDMAGGLDVIINLPDPVGEVFDMVTRPNGLQVGKMRVPLGVIGMIYEARPNVTVDAAGLCLKAGNAVLLRGGTEAIHSNTTIARIIAAAAAAAGIPEGAIEFIELTDRAAVNTMLKLNDYLDVVIPRGGKALKQAVIANATVPVIETGMGNCHVFVDREADLEMAARIVINAKCQRPGVCNAAETLLVDAPVAAAFLPGILEQLKERGVEIRGCPRTRELAPWVVPATDEDWDTEYLDLILAVRVVDGLEEAVDHIFRWGTKHSEAIVTENYTRARRFLREVDAAAVYVNASTRFTDGGVFGFGAELGISTQKLHARGPMGLKDLTSTKYIIFGDGQTR from the coding sequence ATGAGCGATTCCATTACCCAGGCGGTGGTCGACAAGGCGGTTCGGGCCCGGGATGCTTCCCGGAAGCTGGCCTACCTGTCCACCAGCGTGAAAAACGAGGCGCTGGCCGCAATGGCCCAAGCCCTGATCGACGAGGCGCCGGTCATTCTGGAGGCGAACGCGAAAGACATTGCAGCCGGTGAAGCACGGGGTCTTTCCAAGGCCCTGCTGGACCGGTTGCTCTTGAACGAGGCCCGCATCCGGGACATGGCCGGCGGGCTAGACGTGATCATCAACCTGCCCGACCCGGTGGGTGAGGTGTTTGACATGGTCACCCGCCCCAACGGTCTGCAGGTCGGAAAGATGCGGGTGCCGCTCGGGGTGATCGGCATGATCTACGAGGCCCGCCCCAACGTCACCGTCGACGCCGCCGGGCTCTGCCTGAAGGCGGGCAACGCCGTCCTGCTCCGGGGCGGGACCGAGGCGATCCACTCCAACACCACCATCGCCCGGATCATCGCCGCGGCGGCGGCCGCCGCCGGCATTCCCGAAGGGGCGATCGAATTCATCGAGCTAACCGACCGGGCGGCGGTGAACACCATGCTGAAACTGAACGACTACCTGGACGTGGTCATTCCCCGGGGCGGCAAGGCCCTGAAGCAGGCCGTGATCGCCAACGCCACCGTGCCGGTGATCGAGACCGGAATGGGCAACTGCCATGTTTTCGTCGACCGGGAGGCCGACCTGGAGATGGCGGCCCGGATCGTGATCAACGCCAAGTGCCAACGCCCCGGCGTGTGCAATGCCGCCGAGACCCTGCTGGTGGACGCGCCGGTCGCGGCCGCGTTTCTGCCGGGAATCCTGGAGCAGTTGAAGGAGCGGGGCGTGGAGATCCGGGGCTGCCCCCGGACGCGGGAGCTGGCACCCTGGGTGGTCCCGGCGACCGACGAGGACTGGGACACCGAGTACCTGGACCTGATTCTGGCCGTGCGGGTGGTGGACGGGCTCGAGGAGGCCGTGGACCACATCTTCCGGTGGGGCACTAAGCACTCGGAGGCGATCGTGACCGAGAACTACACCCGGGCGCGCCGTTTCCTGAGGGAGGTGGACGCGGCCGCGGTGTACGTGAACGCTTCGACCCGGTTCACCGATGGCGGCGTATTCGGCTTCGGCGCCGAACTTGGCATCTCCACCCAGAAGCTCCACGCCCGGGGACCGATGGGTTTGAAAGACCTGACCTCCACCAAGTACATCATCTTTGGTGACGGCCAGACCCGGTAG
- a CDS encoding Na/Pi cotransporter family protein — protein MFLAGLFILLAGLRLMQGGLEHLARGKMRRALLRLAGTPFTAALTGLIITALVQSSTAVSVLTIGFVHARVLTLPQAIGIILGANVGTCLTVQLMSLDIGCAALPAAVAGSILWLAGRGTRVSSAGRALTGFGLIFLGLEALPLAFDPWAHEPWFVDLLSGLRGHYLGAAAAGAVVTGILHSSATSTGLIIALAREELLGLPTAVAFILGNNVGTCFTAILASLGSSPAGKKVALAHLLINLAGAAAVLPFTVQFAGLITATSPELPGQVAMAHTIFNAASSLAFLPFVHPFAAFLDRLVPCQS, from the coding sequence GTGTTCCTGGCCGGGCTTTTCATACTCCTTGCGGGGCTACGTTTGATGCAGGGCGGTCTGGAACACCTGGCCCGGGGAAAAATGCGGCGGGCCTTGCTGCGCCTGGCCGGAACCCCTTTCACCGCCGCCCTGACCGGTCTTATCATCACCGCGCTGGTCCAGAGCAGTACGGCGGTTTCGGTGCTGACCATCGGTTTTGTGCATGCCCGCGTCCTGACCCTGCCCCAGGCCATCGGCATCATCCTGGGCGCCAACGTGGGCACCTGCCTCACCGTCCAGCTGATGTCCCTGGACATCGGATGCGCGGCTCTGCCGGCGGCCGTCGCCGGCAGCATTCTCTGGCTGGCCGGCCGCGGAACCAGGGTGTCGTCCGCGGGCCGAGCCCTGACCGGCTTCGGCCTCATCTTCCTGGGGCTGGAAGCCCTTCCCTTGGCCTTCGACCCGTGGGCTCACGAGCCGTGGTTTGTGGACCTCTTGTCCGGGCTGCGCGGCCATTACCTGGGTGCAGCGGCAGCCGGAGCCGTGGTTACGGGAATCCTGCACTCCTCCGCCACCAGTACCGGCCTGATCATCGCCCTGGCCCGGGAGGAACTGCTCGGCCTCCCCACCGCCGTAGCGTTCATCCTGGGCAACAATGTCGGCACCTGTTTCACGGCCATCCTGGCCAGCCTGGGCAGTTCCCCGGCCGGCAAAAAGGTCGCTCTGGCACACCTGCTGATAAACCTGGCCGGAGCGGCGGCCGTCCTGCCGTTCACGGTCCAGTTCGCCGGGCTGATCACGGCCACCAGCCCCGAGCTGCCGGGCCAGGTAGCGATGGCCCACACCATCTTCAACGCCGCCTCGTCACTGGCTTTTCTCCCGTTCGTCCACCCCTTCGCCGCTTTCCTGGACCGGCTGGTACCCTGCCAAAGCTAG
- a CDS encoding D-alanyl-D-alanine carboxypeptidase family protein — MNSRIFYFLILIPLCFLPAAGGAQAGEPEITGEAAVLMDLDTGRFLYEKNADRVMYPASTTKILTALVAVRNGYDRMDDRVTMSENAVYAGGSAIWSAPGEEFSLEELLWSALLGSANDAATAVAEHLCGSVEEFSAAMNAEARRLGAWNTHFVNPHGLHDERHYTTARDLALIARAALNEPLIREMAGTKTYQLSRADPDALSLLVNTNKLLWRYEGAIGLKTGYTSQAGQCLVAAAERNGRTVLAVVLKSEGNNIWTDSIALLNYGFNRFRALVPVTEGDAICSVPVVFGDGEAVLRAGSGLTHVVPVDEPAPVRWELRLNRELVAPLRGGEQVGSLVVHCGGEEIGQVPVLVAADVPRLFHTTWWYRGGLVLGGLFLLVGGLRFSIRRSRARFYRRR; from the coding sequence ATGAACAGCAGGATCTTTTATTTCTTAATCCTAATTCCACTTTGCTTTCTGCCGGCGGCCGGTGGCGCGCAGGCCGGGGAACCCGAGATCACGGGCGAAGCGGCGGTATTGATGGACCTGGACACCGGCCGGTTCCTGTACGAAAAGAACGCGGACCGGGTGATGTACCCGGCAAGCACCACTAAGATCCTCACCGCCTTAGTCGCCGTGCGGAATGGTTATGATCGTATGGACGACCGGGTCACGATGAGCGAAAATGCGGTTTACGCCGGCGGGTCGGCGATCTGGTCCGCCCCGGGTGAAGAGTTCAGCCTGGAGGAGTTGCTCTGGTCCGCCTTGCTCGGCTCGGCCAACGACGCCGCCACGGCGGTGGCCGAACACCTGTGCGGTTCGGTCGAGGAGTTCTCAGCCGCGATGAATGCGGAAGCCCGCCGGCTGGGGGCCTGGAACACTCACTTTGTCAATCCGCACGGCCTGCACGACGAACGGCACTACACGACCGCCCGGGATCTGGCCTTGATCGCCCGCGCCGCCCTCAACGAGCCCCTGATCCGGGAGATGGCCGGCACGAAAACATATCAGCTTTCCCGCGCCGACCCGGACGCGTTGAGTCTTCTGGTGAACACTAATAAGCTCCTCTGGCGTTACGAGGGGGCCATCGGGCTCAAGACCGGGTACACCTCTCAGGCCGGGCAATGCCTGGTGGCGGCCGCGGAGCGCAACGGGCGGACGGTGCTGGCCGTGGTGCTGAAAAGCGAAGGCAACAATATCTGGACCGATTCGATCGCCCTTTTGAACTATGGGTTTAACCGCTTCCGGGCTTTGGTCCCCGTGACCGAGGGGGACGCAATCTGCTCGGTGCCGGTGGTGTTCGGGGACGGCGAGGCCGTCTTGCGCGCCGGTTCCGGCCTGACCCACGTGGTGCCGGTGGACGAGCCCGCACCGGTGCGCTGGGAACTGCGCCTGAACCGGGAGTTGGTGGCGCCGCTGCGCGGTGGCGAACAAGTGGGAAGCCTCGTGGTGCACTGCGGGGGCGAAGAAATCGGACAGGTGCCGGTCCTGGTTGCCGCCGACGTCCCCCGCCTTTTCCATACCACCTGGTGGTATCGCGGGGGGCTGGTGCTTGGGGGCTTGTTCCTGCTGGTGGGGGGCTTGCGGTTTAGCATCCGGCGGAGCCGCGCCCGGTTCTACCGCCGCCGCTAG
- a CDS encoding Spo0B domain-containing protein — protein MSEELLRFIRNYSHDFQNHLQVISGLAQLNRTERIREYIGQISGQLREITKIAVIDPPELAAALLAFQQQVTRYGVPVLVEVQAVASAEWPAAPGNEAPLRQAFGELGALMGFLEGSTGPVALQVAKTEEYLICDLDLPLAGGISVAELERNLVPVNGLLEPLGARAGVVETGFGLQIRLEFPRGEG, from the coding sequence GTGTCGGAAGAGTTGCTGCGGTTCATCCGGAACTACAGCCACGACTTTCAAAACCACCTGCAGGTCATTTCGGGGCTGGCGCAGTTGAATAGAACCGAGCGCATCCGTGAATACATCGGACAGATATCGGGTCAGCTCAGGGAAATCACCAAAATCGCGGTCATCGACCCCCCGGAACTGGCAGCCGCCCTGCTTGCCTTCCAGCAGCAGGTGACCAGGTACGGGGTTCCCGTGTTGGTCGAAGTGCAGGCCGTGGCATCCGCAGAATGGCCGGCGGCGCCAGGGAACGAGGCGCCCTTGCGGCAGGCTTTCGGGGAACTTGGGGCCTTGATGGGTTTCCTCGAAGGGAGTACCGGGCCGGTGGCGCTGCAAGTGGCAAAAACCGAGGAGTACCTCATCTGTGACCTTGATCTGCCCCTTGCCGGGGGCATATCCGTTGCGGAACTGGAAAGAAACCTGGTGCCGGTCAACGGACTGCTCGAACCACTGGGCGCGCGGGCCGGCGTGGTCGAAACCGGCTTTGGTCTTCAGATCAGGCTTGAATTTCCCCGGGGGGAGGGATAA